In Streptomyces nodosus, one DNA window encodes the following:
- a CDS encoding MBL fold metallo-hydrolase has product MTARIDHLVTSGTFSLDGGTWDVDNNVWIVGDDHEAVVIDAAHDADAIAEAVGDRRLRAIICTHAHNDHIDAAPALADRTGAAIWLHPDDLPLWKMTHPDRLPDHWLADGQVIEAAGTDLTVLHTPGHAPGAVCLYDAGLGTVFTGDTLFQGGPGATGRSYSHFPTIVESIRERLLTLPPDTVVRTGHGDTTTIGAEAPHLEEWIARGH; this is encoded by the coding sequence ATGACCGCGCGCATCGACCATCTGGTCACCTCCGGCACCTTCTCCCTGGACGGCGGCACCTGGGACGTCGACAACAACGTCTGGATCGTCGGCGACGACCACGAGGCCGTCGTCATCGATGCTGCCCATGACGCCGACGCGATCGCCGAGGCCGTCGGCGACCGCCGGCTGCGGGCCATCATCTGCACCCATGCCCACAACGACCACATCGACGCGGCCCCCGCGCTCGCCGACCGGACGGGCGCGGCGATCTGGCTGCACCCGGACGATCTGCCGCTGTGGAAGATGACCCACCCCGACCGCCTCCCCGACCACTGGCTGGCCGACGGCCAGGTCATCGAGGCGGCGGGCACCGACCTCACGGTCCTGCACACCCCCGGCCACGCACCCGGCGCGGTCTGCCTCTACGACGCGGGACTCGGCACGGTGTTCACCGGCGACACCCTTTTCCAGGGCGGTCCGGGCGCCACCGGACGCTCGTACTCCCACTTCCCGACGATCGTCGAGTCGATCCGTGAACGGCTGCTGACCCTGCCGCCCGACACGGTGGTTCGCACGGGACACGGCGACACCACCACCATCGGCGCCGAGGCACCCCACCTGGAGGAGTGGATCGCCCGCGGCCACTGA
- a CDS encoding erythromycin esterase family protein: protein MPASLHHNPIANWLRTHAVPLDHLDPEAPLDDLEPLRAIIGDARVVAIGESSHFINEFAAMRERILRFLAERCGFTVLAFEYGFSEGFPLDAWAQGEGTDDDLSAHLAGTIPVGVDEPLRWIRRHNRTTSTPVRFTGIDIPAAGGSLLPALAPVADYLRRIDPETLPVVQEAIRIAESFAGGSAAVAAPAWGRLATAEQDALSATLTRLLIRFRSVEPLYVSRGDQHSYDIAVRRLEGACHADYTFRAMADLFAGKGLTADTSARDVYMAESVLWHLGRFEPGTRVVLAAHNAHIQKTPVAFNGHLTGLPMGQHLHRTLGDDYFALGLVSTTGHTADMPRDENTPFGFTIDATALEQAEPGSIEAAFADAELGLSIADLHQARRHEADRNTDLAPGPDRIRIQSAYLHTPILEAFDAILHTSTSTVADDLKNM from the coding sequence ATGCCTGCTTCGCTCCACCACAACCCGATCGCCAACTGGCTTCGCACCCACGCCGTCCCCCTCGACCACCTCGATCCCGAGGCACCACTCGACGATCTGGAGCCGCTGCGCGCCATCATCGGCGACGCACGTGTCGTCGCGATCGGCGAAAGTTCCCACTTCATCAACGAGTTCGCAGCCATGCGAGAGCGCATCCTGCGGTTCCTGGCCGAGCGCTGCGGATTCACCGTCCTGGCCTTCGAGTACGGCTTCAGCGAAGGCTTCCCCCTTGACGCGTGGGCCCAGGGTGAAGGAACGGACGACGACCTGTCGGCGCACCTCGCCGGGACAATCCCCGTGGGAGTCGACGAGCCGCTGCGCTGGATACGCCGGCACAACCGAACCACCTCAACACCGGTGCGCTTCACAGGCATTGACATCCCGGCGGCCGGTGGGTCCTTGCTTCCCGCCCTGGCCCCGGTCGCCGACTACCTGCGCCGGATCGATCCCGAAACCCTGCCGGTCGTCCAGGAGGCGATACGGATCGCCGAATCGTTCGCCGGTGGCTCCGCGGCCGTCGCCGCGCCCGCGTGGGGACGTCTGGCCACCGCCGAACAGGACGCCCTCAGCGCGACCCTGACGCGCCTGCTCATCCGGTTCCGCTCCGTCGAACCGCTGTATGTCTCCCGCGGCGACCAGCACAGCTACGACATCGCCGTGCGCCGACTCGAAGGCGCCTGCCACGCCGACTACACCTTCCGCGCCATGGCCGACCTCTTCGCCGGCAAAGGGCTGACCGCCGACACCTCAGCCCGCGACGTCTACATGGCCGAGTCGGTCCTGTGGCACCTGGGACGCTTCGAACCCGGGACCCGCGTCGTGCTGGCGGCTCACAACGCCCACATCCAGAAGACACCGGTGGCCTTCAACGGTCACCTCACGGGACTCCCCATGGGACAGCACCTGCACCGCACGCTCGGCGATGACTACTTCGCCCTAGGCCTGGTGAGCACCACCGGACATACCGCGGACATGCCCCGCGACGAGAACACGCCCTTCGGCTTCACCATCGACGCCACCGCGCTGGAGCAGGCCGAACCGGGAAGCATCGAAGCCGCCTTCGCCGACGCCGAACTCGGGCTCAGCATCGCCGATCTCCACCAGGCACGCCGGCACGAGGCAGATCGAAACACCGACCTTGCCCCGGGCCCCGACCGCATCCGGATCCAAAGCGCCTACCTCCACACCCCCATCCTTGAGGCGTTCGACGCCATCCTCCACACCTCGACCTCCACCGTTGCCGACGACCTCAAAAACATGTGA
- a CDS encoding MarR family winged helix-turn-helix transcriptional regulator — protein MRTPQPSSDPASPEVSEIERALYRVSYLSTRTRQHDRLMALAGVPLDRAAVVLLRQISDSEPLRPGELAHRLGVEASHVTRQVQQLEKAGYVSRVPDPDDRRAQRIELTPLGQGASKRIRDAGVRGMQAALAAWSPEDLGQLAVLFHRMVDDFLAYAETEAEAAPGSLADALPEA, from the coding sequence ATGCGCACTCCACAGCCGTCCTCAGACCCCGCCTCGCCGGAAGTGAGCGAGATCGAGCGAGCGCTTTATCGCGTCAGCTATCTGAGCACGCGCACCCGGCAGCACGACCGGCTGATGGCACTGGCCGGGGTGCCGCTGGACCGCGCGGCGGTGGTGCTGCTGCGGCAGATCTCCGACTCGGAGCCGCTGCGCCCGGGGGAGCTGGCCCACCGGCTCGGCGTGGAGGCCTCCCATGTGACCCGGCAGGTGCAGCAGTTGGAGAAGGCGGGGTATGTCTCCCGGGTCCCCGACCCGGACGACCGCCGCGCCCAGCGCATCGAGCTCACCCCGCTCGGCCAGGGGGCCAGCAAACGGATCCGGGACGCGGGCGTCCGTGGGATGCAGGCGGCGCTGGCCGCATGGTCGCCCGAGGACCTGGGGCAGTTGGCCGTCCTCTTCCACCGTATGGTCGACGACTTCCTCGCCTACGCCGAGACGGAGGCCGAGGCCGCCCCGGGTTCCCTCGCGGACGCGCTCCCCGAGGCCTGA
- a CDS encoding zinc ribbon domain-containing protein, with the protein MVVYVSDRVRRAGEEQAARALRLALHHRAVVGALLATWPADPSRRTRAEWTTLREVLPAGTSAAEIRNRTRQIRDFARAHDGCLPAGLCELEEPPAVAAVVLLAAMDRQQTSLERVGDAGARLRVKLPLCAAPASRRDWAWHVIDLRLPVTVEADAALHSPTLRPTRTGRIAVDLPHSRPVATGEATGHTVAVGFDWGVNTLLTGTVGRLTGGGATARVLTDGRPLIYDATAISAKLHRLRTHREHLAAKRDHYRALTTGLGTAHRARDELLDRTASLEREHARVCARIRHLNDALAWSAARWAVDQAAALGASVIYLEDLATLETRGRRRGNARLSGQIRGTLAEAIRHLAAKRGLTVAAVPARGTSALCPRCLATLGHHPAPDRLGERGWKWAHCTGCDLSLDRDHAAARRIVSRGLLAQTHTLTQRATGTRTIHTTVDGPVTVARRPKKTTRRMRHAHRAQTLPVQPAGPKTTPAKARPTPTRRPKTTRRTPEVRTVPATTPTGAVKRPAGHDTQTPTPFPGQAPGHGAPAPRRPEQPLPGSGRRLSHETCRQRTRAAERTGFHHTHATEVHPLTPRFGPHRDGTRPRRARKA; encoded by the coding sequence ATGGTGGTGTATGTGTCGGACCGGGTGCGGCGGGCTGGTGAGGAGCAGGCTGCCCGCGCGCTGCGTCTGGCCCTGCATCATCGGGCCGTGGTCGGGGCGCTGCTGGCGACGTGGCCCGCCGATCCCTCCCGGCGTACCCGGGCGGAGTGGACGACCCTGCGGGAGGTGCTGCCCGCCGGGACGAGTGCGGCTGAGATCCGTAACCGGACCCGGCAGATCCGCGACTTCGCCCGCGCTCATGACGGGTGCCTGCCCGCGGGCCTGTGCGAGCTGGAGGAGCCCCCGGCGGTGGCCGCTGTGGTACTGCTGGCGGCGATGGACCGCCAGCAGACCTCCCTGGAACGCGTGGGCGATGCAGGGGCCCGGCTGCGGGTGAAGCTCCCGCTCTGTGCCGCGCCCGCCTCCCGCCGCGACTGGGCCTGGCACGTCATCGACCTGCGTCTGCCGGTCACCGTCGAGGCGGACGCGGCCCTGCACTCCCCGACCCTGCGCCCCACCCGCACCGGGCGTATCGCGGTGGACCTGCCGCACTCACGGCCGGTGGCCACCGGCGAAGCCACCGGACATACCGTGGCGGTCGGTTTCGACTGGGGAGTGAACACCCTGCTGACCGGCACGGTGGGCCGCCTGACCGGGGGCGGCGCCACGGCACGGGTCCTCACGGACGGCCGTCCCCTGATCTACGACGCCACCGCGATCAGCGCGAAACTGCACCGGCTGCGCACCCACCGCGAACACCTTGCAGCCAAACGCGACCACTACCGGGCACTGACGACCGGCCTGGGCACCGCGCACCGCGCCCGGGACGAACTCCTTGACCGGACGGCGTCGCTGGAGCGCGAGCATGCACGGGTCTGCGCCCGCATCCGCCACCTCAATGACGCGCTGGCCTGGTCCGCCGCCCGCTGGGCCGTCGACCAGGCAGCCGCGCTCGGCGCGTCCGTGATCTACCTCGAAGACCTGGCCACCCTGGAAACCCGCGGCAGGCGCCGGGGCAACGCCCGGCTGTCCGGGCAGATCCGCGGCACCCTCGCCGAAGCGATCCGGCACCTGGCCGCCAAGAGGGGCCTGACCGTCGCCGCGGTTCCCGCGCGCGGCACCTCCGCCCTGTGCCCACGGTGCCTGGCAACACTGGGCCACCACCCCGCCCCCGACCGGCTCGGCGAACGCGGATGGAAATGGGCTCACTGCACCGGCTGCGACCTGTCCCTGGACCGCGACCACGCCGCCGCCCGACGCATCGTCTCCCGCGGCCTGCTCGCCCAAACCCACACCCTCACCCAGCGTGCCACCGGCACCCGCACCATCCACACCACCGTCGACGGCCCCGTCACCGTGGCGCGCCGACCGAAGAAGACCACCCGCCGCATGCGCCACGCCCACCGCGCACAAACCCTCCCCGTCCAGCCGGCCGGACCAAAGACCACCCCGGCCAAAGCCCGCCCCACACCGACCCGCCGACCGAAGACCACCCGCCGTACGCCAGAAGTACGTACGGTCCCCGCCACCACCCCCACCGGGGCGGTAAAGCGTCCGGCGGGGCATGACACCCAGACACCCACCCCCTTCCCGGGGCAGGCGCCAGGTCATGGAGCACCCGCCCCCCGCCGCCCGGAACAACCCCTTCCAGGCAGCGGGAGACGGCTCTCACACGAAACCTGTCGACAGCGCACCCGCGCCGCCGAGCGGACCGGCTTCCACCACACGCACGCCACCGAAGTCCACCCCCTCACCCCGAGGTTCGGACCCCACCGTGACGGCACACGGCCACGCCGCGCCCGAAAAGCCTGA
- a CDS encoding S-(hydroxymethyl)mycothiol dehydrogenase: MAQEVRGVIAPGKDEPVRVETIVVPDPGPGEAVVRIQACGVCHTDLHYKQGGINDEFPFLLGHEAAGIVESVGEGVGDVAPGDFVILNWRAVCGMCRACRRGRPWYCFDTHNAKQKMTLASTGQELSPALGIGAFAEKTLVAAGQCTKVDPSAAPAVAGLLGCGVMAGIGAAINTGGVGRGDSVAVIGCGGVGDAAIAGSALAGAAKIIAVDIDDRKLSTAKELGATHTVNSKENDPVEAIRELTGGFGADVVIEAVGRPETYRQAFYARDLAGTVVLVGVPTPEMKLELPLLDVFGRGGALKSSWYGDCLPSRDFPMLIDLHLQGRLPLEKFVTETIALDEVEKAFERMHHGDVLRSVVML, from the coding sequence ATGGCGCAGGAAGTACGCGGCGTGATCGCCCCAGGCAAGGATGAGCCGGTCCGGGTCGAGACCATCGTCGTACCGGACCCGGGGCCCGGTGAGGCGGTGGTACGGATCCAGGCCTGCGGCGTCTGTCACACCGACCTGCATTACAAACAGGGCGGCATCAACGACGAGTTCCCGTTCCTGCTCGGCCATGAGGCGGCCGGGATCGTCGAGTCGGTGGGCGAGGGTGTCGGCGACGTCGCCCCAGGCGACTTCGTGATCCTCAACTGGCGCGCGGTGTGCGGCATGTGCCGGGCCTGCCGACGCGGACGCCCCTGGTACTGCTTCGACACCCACAACGCCAAGCAGAAGATGACGCTCGCCTCCACCGGCCAGGAACTCTCCCCGGCCCTCGGTATCGGCGCCTTCGCGGAGAAGACGCTGGTGGCGGCCGGGCAGTGCACCAAGGTCGACCCGTCGGCCGCCCCGGCCGTCGCGGGCCTCCTCGGCTGCGGTGTGATGGCGGGCATCGGCGCCGCCATCAACACCGGAGGCGTCGGCCGGGGCGACTCGGTCGCGGTCATCGGCTGCGGCGGCGTCGGCGACGCGGCGATCGCCGGATCGGCCCTGGCGGGCGCGGCGAAGATCATCGCCGTGGACATCGACGACCGCAAGCTCTCCACGGCCAAGGAACTGGGCGCGACCCACACCGTCAACTCCAAGGAGAACGACCCCGTCGAGGCGATCCGCGAGCTGACCGGCGGCTTCGGCGCCGATGTGGTCATCGAGGCGGTCGGCCGCCCGGAGACCTACCGGCAGGCCTTCTACGCCCGCGACCTGGCCGGCACCGTCGTCCTGGTCGGCGTTCCCACCCCCGAGATGAAGCTGGAGCTGCCGCTGCTCGACGTCTTCGGTCGCGGCGGCGCCCTGAAGTCCTCCTGGTACGGCGACTGTCTGCCCTCCCGCGACTTCCCCATGCTGATCGACCTGCATCTGCAGGGGCGGCTGCCGCTGGAGAAGTTCGTGACCGAGACCATCGCCCTCGACGAGGTCGAGAAGGCCTTCGAGCGGATGCACCACGGCGATGTGCTGCGTTCGGTGGTGATGCTGTGA
- a CDS encoding CatB-related O-acetyltransferase: protein MPPVPADPTVVHPMPEQPRVVLLKPLITSPLIEVGDFSYYDDPDDPTAFETRNVLYHYGPEKLVIGKFCALGEGVRFIMNGANHRMDGPSTFPFPIMGGSWAEHFDLITGLPGRGDTAVGHDVWFGYRATVMPGVRIGHGAIIASGSVVVDDVPDYGIVGGNPARLIRRRYSETDINRLLALAWWDWPLQHITEHIRTIMSGSIDDLENAAPGHVETEHLDPTTPSATDR, encoded by the coding sequence ATGCCGCCTGTTCCCGCCGACCCGACCGTGGTGCACCCGATGCCCGAGCAGCCGCGAGTGGTGCTGCTGAAACCGCTGATCACCTCGCCGCTGATAGAGGTCGGAGACTTCTCCTACTACGACGACCCCGATGACCCGACCGCCTTCGAGACCCGCAACGTGCTGTACCACTACGGGCCGGAAAAGCTGGTCATCGGCAAGTTCTGCGCACTGGGCGAGGGCGTGCGGTTCATCATGAACGGCGCCAACCACCGCATGGACGGCCCCTCCACGTTCCCCTTCCCGATCATGGGCGGTTCCTGGGCCGAACACTTCGACCTCATCACCGGCCTGCCCGGACGAGGCGACACCGCGGTGGGCCATGACGTCTGGTTCGGCTACCGGGCCACGGTGATGCCCGGCGTCCGCATCGGCCACGGAGCGATCATCGCCTCCGGCTCCGTCGTCGTCGACGACGTCCCCGACTACGGCATCGTCGGCGGCAACCCCGCCCGCCTCATCCGCCGCCGCTACAGCGAAACCGACATCAACCGCCTCCTCGCCCTGGCCTGGTGGGACTGGCCGCTCCAGCACATCACCGAACACATCCGCACGATCATGTCCGGCAGCATCGACGACCTGGAGAACGCGGCACCCGGGCACGTGGAAACCGAACATCTGGACCCAACAACCCCCAGCGCCACGGACCGTTGA
- a CDS encoding recombinase family protein, translated as MSDDFKRVESHDCPMSTCAAPAGSPCQTGKGKVAIQYHTARFRLVPQLAKALSVPTPAVRKPGSAWTELPGPVRAGAEPVGHVRLGYARASTARQSLDAQLDSLGEAGVTRVFSEKISTRATKRPELEAAVKLAGEIRSSGVAVTLVVREHKRLGRGIELAMLAEELKASDVGLEFLTGELKGSHDPSGIVFTVLAAMSGMEREYIRDRTLEGHESARKRGKTIGGAGVTDDDMLSMALHLRDQEMSLRDIAARLVITTGKKKGQHPSPATVMRMLREHDEQAATAAST; from the coding sequence GTGAGCGACGACTTCAAGCGCGTGGAATCGCACGACTGCCCGATGTCCACCTGCGCCGCCCCGGCGGGCTCCCCGTGCCAGACCGGCAAAGGCAAGGTGGCCATCCAGTACCACACAGCCCGCTTCCGCCTCGTGCCCCAACTCGCCAAGGCCCTGAGCGTGCCGACTCCCGCCGTACGTAAGCCAGGCTCGGCGTGGACCGAACTGCCCGGGCCCGTGCGCGCCGGCGCCGAACCGGTCGGCCACGTCCGCCTCGGCTACGCCCGCGCATCGACCGCCCGGCAGTCCCTCGACGCACAACTCGACTCGCTCGGCGAGGCCGGGGTCACCCGGGTCTTCTCCGAGAAGATCTCCACCCGCGCCACCAAGCGCCCCGAGCTGGAGGCCGCCGTGAAGCTCGCCGGGGAGATCCGCTCCTCCGGCGTCGCCGTGACCCTCGTCGTCCGCGAACACAAACGGCTCGGCCGCGGCATCGAACTCGCCATGCTCGCCGAGGAGCTGAAGGCGAGCGACGTCGGCCTGGAGTTCCTCACCGGTGAGCTGAAAGGCTCGCACGACCCCTCCGGCATCGTCTTCACGGTGCTCGCGGCCATGTCCGGGATGGAGCGTGAGTACATCCGCGACCGCACCCTCGAAGGCCACGAGTCCGCCCGTAAGCGCGGCAAGACCATCGGCGGCGCTGGCGTCACCGACGACGACATGCTGTCCATGGCCCTCCACCTGCGCGACCAAGAAATGAGCCTGCGCGACATCGCGGCCCGGCTCGTCATCACCACCGGGAAGAAGAAGGGCCAGCACCCCTCGCCTGCCACCGTCATGCGGATGCTGCGGGAGCACGACGAACAGGCCGCCACAGCGGCGAGCACGTGA
- a CDS encoding TetR/AcrR family transcriptional regulator codes for MTPTDPGPEATPPPPTRRRPGGRTARIRQQVLDAVVAELGEHGYDGLTTDAVAARAGVHRTTVYRRWGDVGGLLADVLDAASDDDWQPPDTGSLESDLAALNQEIHTALTAQPPIMAALIAASFRSEKAAEAQQRLWEDRYARCEIIVSRAVRHGELPPHTDARQLLIAATAPLYHQLVLLRTTSDPQLPGHAARTAALAAAAGAFAEPPSACSV; via the coding sequence ATGACTCCCACAGACCCAGGACCGGAAGCCACCCCTCCGCCGCCGACCCGCCGCCGACCCGGGGGTCGCACCGCCCGTATTCGTCAGCAGGTGCTCGACGCAGTCGTCGCCGAACTTGGCGAACACGGTTATGACGGGCTCACCACCGACGCCGTCGCCGCCCGCGCCGGCGTGCACCGCACAACGGTGTACCGGCGCTGGGGGGACGTCGGCGGCCTGCTCGCCGACGTTCTCGACGCGGCGTCCGATGACGACTGGCAGCCACCGGACACCGGCTCATTGGAAAGCGACCTGGCAGCACTGAACCAGGAGATCCACACAGCCCTGACTGCACAGCCACCGATCATGGCAGCACTGATCGCCGCCTCGTTCCGCTCCGAGAAAGCCGCCGAGGCCCAACAGCGGCTCTGGGAGGACCGGTACGCCCGCTGCGAAATCATCGTCAGCCGGGCCGTCCGGCACGGCGAACTACCGCCGCACACTGACGCCCGGCAACTGCTCATCGCGGCCACCGCACCGCTGTACCACCAACTGGTGCTCCTCCGCACGACATCCGACCCGCAACTGCCCGGCCATGCAGCCAGAACCGCCGCCCTCGCCGCAGCCGCCGGCGCCTTCGCCGAGCCCCCATCAGCATGCAGTGTCTGA
- a CDS encoding recombinase family protein, with protein MWWSRWSGTGASGLRESRPGLDRLLKRAAAGEFTHVRVTHRDRLARFGAAWLIEVLAHRGVAVEVLHARGTAGGMEELLDDFMSLVATFAGRMYGLRSREARRRLLAEAGERMGASGSGRGIGGPGGPAAPEAEAVRAGGGCG; from the coding sequence GTGTGGTGGTCGCGGTGGTCCGGGACCGGGGCCTCGGGGTTGCGGGAGTCGCGTCCGGGGCTTGACCGGCTGCTGAAGCGGGCTGCGGCGGGGGAGTTCACTCATGTACGGGTCACGCATCGTGACCGCCTGGCCCGGTTCGGTGCGGCTTGGCTGATCGAGGTGCTGGCTCATCGCGGGGTGGCGGTCGAGGTCCTGCATGCCAGGGGTACGGCCGGGGGGATGGAAGAGTTGCTGGACGACTTCATGTCCCTGGTGGCCACCTTCGCTGGACGGATGTACGGGCTGCGCTCGCGGGAGGCGCGGCGGCGGTTGCTGGCCGAGGCCGGCGAGAGAATGGGCGCTTCTGGGTCCGGTAGGGGCATCGGAGGTCCAGGAGGCCCTGCTGCGCCCGAAGCCGAAGCTGTGCGGGCGGGGGGTGGCTGTGGCTAG
- a CDS encoding helix-turn-helix domain-containing protein, with the protein MELLRLAVAARRVGVHPGTLRLWANEGKVAAVWVGRERRFSVEALDALAGSAASVERREALYVRVSGTSGQESSLAAQEAELRASASGVVVAVVRDRGLGVAGVASGA; encoded by the coding sequence ATGGAGCTTCTTCGTTTGGCGGTGGCCGCGCGCAGGGTGGGTGTGCACCCGGGGACACTGCGGCTGTGGGCGAACGAGGGCAAGGTTGCGGCGGTGTGGGTGGGCCGGGAACGGCGTTTTTCCGTTGAGGCGTTGGACGCGTTGGCGGGGAGTGCGGCGTCGGTCGAGCGGCGTGAGGCGCTGTATGTTCGGGTTTCGGGTACCAGTGGGCAGGAGTCGTCGCTGGCTGCGCAGGAGGCGGAGCTGCGGGCCTCGGCTTCGGGTGTGGTGGTCGCGGTGGTCCGGGACCGGGGCCTCGGGGTTGCGGGAGTCGCGTCCGGGGCTTGA
- the abc-f gene encoding ribosomal protection-like ABC-F family protein, translating to MPTQFTALAISKSFDGRLVLDSVTCSLAAGERTGVIGENGSGKTTLLRLFAGRERPDQGEVVVQATGGVGYFAQDEQLAAQATVQQVIDRGLSDLRAVEQRMRRLETAMADGDESGMAEYGELLTVFEVRGGFDADARVERALYGLGLGLVGRDRTVGSLSGGERVRLRLAACLAAAPEVLLLDEPTNHLDDGALSWLEEHLRARRGTTVTVSHDRVFLERVATSLLEVDGDTRRVVRYGNGYTGYLAEKAAARQRWAQAYDQWRADIDRLREAAATTARQVAPGRPMKDGNKLAYNRAGGRVQQSLASRVRNAEERLRRLLADPVPPPPEPLRFTPVLRTRRLQGVVLDAADIAVTDRLARTCLSVTAGQRLLITGPNGAGKSTLLRVLAGDITPDSGSVTCRGRIGYLPQEPRPEEPAETVLAAFARGRTGEAAGHAGQLLSLGLFDREQLAVPVGRLSTGQLQRLALARLLSAPSDVLLLDEPTNHLSPALAEELETALSGYDGTLVIVSHDRGLRRHWRGAHLALQATDTSAATC from the coding sequence ATGCCCACACAGTTCACTGCACTCGCCATCAGCAAGTCCTTCGACGGCAGGCTCGTTCTTGACTCGGTGACCTGCTCGCTCGCCGCGGGCGAGCGCACCGGGGTCATCGGTGAGAACGGATCGGGCAAGACAACCTTGCTGCGCCTGTTCGCCGGGCGTGAACGGCCCGACCAGGGCGAGGTGGTCGTCCAGGCCACCGGCGGGGTCGGCTACTTCGCCCAGGACGAGCAACTGGCGGCGCAGGCGACGGTCCAGCAGGTCATCGACCGGGGGCTGAGCGATCTGCGTGCGGTCGAGCAGCGAATGCGCCGTCTGGAGACCGCGATGGCCGACGGTGACGAGTCCGGCATGGCCGAATACGGCGAACTGCTCACGGTCTTCGAGGTGCGCGGCGGCTTCGACGCCGACGCCCGCGTGGAACGTGCCCTGTACGGACTGGGCCTGGGGCTGGTGGGCCGTGACCGTACGGTGGGCAGCTTGTCCGGCGGAGAACGGGTCAGGTTACGACTGGCGGCCTGCCTGGCGGCGGCGCCGGAGGTGCTACTGCTGGACGAGCCGACCAACCATCTCGACGACGGTGCCCTGAGCTGGCTGGAAGAGCACCTGCGCGCACGGCGGGGCACCACCGTGACGGTCTCCCACGACCGCGTCTTCCTCGAACGGGTTGCGACCAGCCTGTTGGAGGTGGACGGCGACACGCGTCGCGTGGTGCGGTACGGCAACGGCTACACCGGTTACCTCGCCGAGAAGGCGGCTGCCCGGCAGCGCTGGGCCCAGGCGTACGACCAGTGGCGGGCCGACATCGACCGGCTCCGCGAGGCAGCCGCGACCACCGCCCGCCAGGTGGCCCCCGGCCGTCCGATGAAGGACGGCAACAAGTTGGCCTACAACCGGGCAGGCGGCCGCGTGCAGCAATCGCTGGCCAGCCGGGTGCGCAACGCCGAGGAACGGCTGCGCCGCCTCCTTGCCGACCCGGTTCCGCCCCCGCCGGAGCCACTGCGCTTCACCCCCGTACTGCGGACCCGCCGCCTACAGGGCGTCGTACTCGACGCCGCCGACATCGCCGTCACGGATCGGCTTGCCCGTACCTGCCTGTCCGTCACGGCGGGCCAGCGCCTGCTGATCACAGGACCGAACGGAGCGGGCAAGAGCACCCTGCTGCGCGTCCTGGCCGGGGACATCACTCCCGACAGCGGAAGCGTCACCTGCCGCGGCAGGATCGGCTACCTCCCCCAAGAACCGCGGCCTGAGGAACCGGCCGAGACCGTGCTGGCCGCCTTCGCCCGTGGCCGGACAGGAGAGGCCGCCGGACACGCCGGACAACTACTGTCCCTCGGTCTGTTCGACCGCGAACAGCTCGCGGTGCCAGTCGGCCGGCTGTCCACCGGGCAGCTGCAGCGTCTGGCCCTGGCGCGATTACTCAGTGCGCCATCGGATGTCCTGTTGCTCGACGAACCTACCAACCATCTCTCGCCCGCCCTCGCCGAGGAGCTGGAAACCGCTCTGAGCGGGTACGACGGCACGCTCGTCATCGTCAGCCATGACCGCGGGCTGCGTCGGCACTGGCGGGGCGCCCATCTGGCCTTACAGGCGACAGATACGTCCGCCGCCACGTGCTGA